In Rutidosis leptorrhynchoides isolate AG116_Rl617_1_P2 chromosome 2, CSIRO_AGI_Rlap_v1, whole genome shotgun sequence, one genomic interval encodes:
- the LOC139891507 gene encoding probable protein phosphatase 2C 34, translating into MVQFSSFLSGLTKPKNGKKRRINLGREATEALAKEARKNGLLLTSPGNVNAKWSSNYASAYSKGGNKGINQDCFIVWEAFGGKEDVMFCGVFDGHGPWGHLVGKRVKKVMPAYLLHYWQEAVAQSSILMNGDLVKTTIYDHIGMWKKSFMKTCSTVDYDLEIHPVIDTFYSGTAAITIIREGDLIVLANVGDSRAVLGTTSDDGSLVADQLTVDFKPSLPEESERIHKSGGIVCESDDEPGVSRIRATNDELPEGPGLALSRAFGDFFVKDFGLISEPDVIQRTITTKDRFVILATDGVWDVVSNEKAVEIVASASERDEAAKRLVEYAAGQWKRQRPGFATDDISVVCLFLHNQLSTQQVESD; encoded by the exons ATGGTGCAATTTTCGTCCTTTTTGAGTGGATTAACGAAACCTAAAAATGGCAAGAAACGGAGAATTAATCTTGGAAGAGAAGCTACGGAAGCTTTGGCGAAAGAAGCAAGAAAAAATGGTTTACTATTAACGTCTCCTGGTAATGTTAATGCCAAATGGTCTAGTAATTATGCCTCGGCTTATTCTAAAGGAGGGAATAAAGGAATTAATCAAGATTGTTTTATCGTATGGGAG GCGTTTGGAGGGAAGGAAGATGTAATGTTTTGCGGAGTTTTTGATGGGCATGGCCCGTGGGGCCATCTCGTAGGAAAAAGAGTAAAGAAGGTCATGCCGGCTTATTTACTGCATTACTGGCAAGAAGCTGTGGCTCAAAGCTCAATCTTGATGAACGGGGACTTGGTAAAAACTACAATATATGATCATATCGGGATGTGGAAGAAATCTTTCATGAAGACTTGTTCTACAGTTGATTATGATCTTGAAATTCATCCTGTCATCGATACCTTTTACAGTGGTACAGCTGCTATAACGATAATACGAGAG GGAGATCTCATAGTTTTGGCAAATGTGGGAGATTCTCGAGCTGTTCTCGGAACAACTTCAGACGATGGTAGTTTGGTGGCCGATCAGCTTACCGTTGACTTTAAACCGAGTTTACCTG AGGAATCCGAGAGGATACATAAATCGGGAGGGATTGTGTGTGAATCAGACGATGAACCAGGAGTGTCAAGAATTCGTGCTACAAATGATGAATTACCTGAAGGTCCCGGTCTTGCACTCTCACGGGCTTTTGGTGACTTTTTCGTTAAAGATTTTGGCCTTATTTCCGAGCCAGACGTGATACAAAGAACCATAACTACAAAAGACCGTTTTGTCATTCTGGCAACCGATGGGGTATGGGATGTTGTATCAAATGAAAAGGCGGTTGAGATTGTAGCATCTGCTTCTGAAAGGGACGAAGCAGCGAAAAGATTGGTCGAGTATGCAGCCGGTCAATGGAAACGTCAGCGACCAGGCTTCGCTACTGATGATATCTCAGTTGTCTGCCTATTTTTACACAATCAGTTATCAACTCAACAGGTTGAGTCTGATTAA